The Pseudomonadota bacterium genome segment GCGAAGCTGGCCGGAAGCGGTCATCGGCGTGTTCAACCCGCCGCCCATCCCTGGGCTCGGGTCGAGCAGCGGCTTCACCTATGAGCTCGAGAACCGCAACGGCATGCCGCCCGAAGAGTTCGGCAAGACCCTTGAGAAGCTCACGGCAGAGGCGGGTCAGAACCCCGTGCTCTCGCCTCTCTTCACGTCGTACTCGCCGAACGTGCCGCAGGTGAAGCTCGATGTCGATCGCGAGAAGGTGAAGATCTTGAACATCCCGCTTGGCGAGGTGTTCGAGACGCTGCAGACCTACCTCGGCGGTCGCTACGTCAACCAGTTCACGCGGTTCGGGCGCACCTGGCGCGTGTACGTTCAGGCCGAGCCGAGCTATCGCCTCAACCCGGACGACATCGGGTCGATCTTCGTGCGCTCGAGCGGCGGACAGATGGTGCCGCTCAAGACCATCACGACGGTGTCACGCGGTTCGGGCTCAGACAAGATTCTGCGCTACAACATGTACGAGAGCATCGAGATCAACGGCCAGGCCATGCCGGGCTTCAGCTCGGGCCAGGCCATGACGGGCATGGAGCAGGCGTCGAAGCAGCTCCCCACGGGGGCGGGCTACGACTGGACGGGCACCGCTCTGCAAGAGAAGATGGCGGCTGGCAGCCAGGGGCCGGTGTTCGGTCTGGCGGTGCTCATGGTCTTCTTGTTCCTCGCCGCGCTCTATGAGAGCTGGGGCGTGCCGTTCTCGGTGCTGATGGGCATTCCGCTGGGCGTGTTCGGCGCGTTCGGCTTCGTGATGTTTCAGCGCTACGCCAACGACATCTACGTGCAGGTGGGCCTGGTCATGCTCATCGGCCTCGCGGCCAAGAACGCCATTCTCATCGTCGAGGTGGCGAAGGCCGAGTACGAGAAGGGCATGCCGCTGGTGGAGGCGGCCATCGAAGGCGCGCGCCTGCGCTTCCGCCCCATCTTGATGACGTCGTTTGCATTCATCCTCGGCGTGGTGCCGCTGCTCAAGGCACAGGGTGCGGGCGCGGTGAGCCGCCACTCGCTGGGCTCGGCGGTGTTCGGTGGCATGCTCGGCGCCACTTTGTTCGGCGTGTTCTTCACGCCCATGCTCTACGTGGTGGTGCAGACGCTGAGCGAGCTTCCCGGACGCCTCTTCGGCGGCAAGAAGGCCGCCCACGGGGGCGCGACCGCGAACCACGCGAGCGGGTCGCACGACGCCGTGCAGGGCGGACACGACACCGTGGCGGTGAAGGCACGCGAGACCGCGGCCATGTCGCGCACCACGGCGAAGATGCCCCGTGTGGAGGGCGACGACCCCGCGCAGTGAGGTGAGGATGCGGGGGCGTGAGAACGGCCACTTCACGCGGCTGAACGCGCGCGGCAGGCTTTCGACGGTTTGATCTTGAAGATAGTTCAATACCTGTCTTTCAGGAGGCCGTATCTGCTTTGAACCCGCTACAAGAGCTCTTCGTCGCCCTGGGCATCTTCTCGATCGGCTTCTGCGTTTCGTGGGTCATCACCGCGCGGCGCCGCGAGCGCGAGAAAGGGCTGCCCAATGGGGTGCAGCTCATCATCGGAGCAGTCACCAACTTCTTCGACGCCCTGGGCATCGGCTCGTTCGCGCCCACCACGTCGGCCTTCAAGCTGACCAAGACCGTGGCCGATGAAGAGATCCCAGGCACCCTGAACATCGGTCACGCCATTCCTACGTTTCTCTCGGCGTTCATCTACATGCAGGCGGTGGATGTCGACCCTGTCACGCTGGTGGCGCTCATCGGCGCGTCGGTGGTGGGGGCGTGGTTCGGCGCCGGCATCGTGTCGTCGTGGCCTCGCCGCAACGTGCAATTGGGCATGGGCCTCGCGCTGCTGGTGGCGGCGTGCCTCTTCACGATGAAGCAGCTCAAGATGTTCCCCGCGGGCGGTACCGCCATCGCGCTCAGCGGGTCGACGCTGGCGATTGGCTTCATCGGCAATGTGGCCCTGGGCGCGCTCATGACCCTGGGCATCGGACTCTACGCGCCCTGCATGATCATGGTGGCCCTGCTCGGCATGGACCCGAAGGCGGCGTTTCCGATCATGATGGGCTCGTGCGCGTTTCTGCAGGCGGTGGGCAGCGTGCCGTTCATGACATCTGATCGCTACAACCTGCGCGCCGCCCTGGGCCTCACCATCGGTGGCGTGCCCGGCGTGCTCGTGGCCACCTATATCGTGAAAGAGCTCTCTGTCGACCAGGTGCGCGTGGGCGTCATCTTCATCGTGCTCTACACCGCTGTGAGCATGCTCATGTCGGCCATGCGCGAGCGCGGTCAGGGGGGCGCGGCGTCCGAGGCCCTGGTTCCGGACGACAGTCTCGTGGTTTGATTTTCATTTCAGGGAATACGTGAGGCTTTGATCCCAAGATGAGGGATCATCAGATGGTTTGATCCCACATCCTGGGATCACTCGAGGGTTTGATCCCAGGTTGTGGGATCGAAAGTCTACGTGCGGCGAGCCGGAAGGGCTACGTGAGGTGAGCCGGAAGGCGGCCTTCGTGAAACCTGCGTGATTTCTGCGCGAAATGTCGTTTTGTTCACCATCCGGTAAAATCCGGCTCCCCGATTTCTCGAACATTTCGTGGTAGACTGAGCCGCCATGAGCGGACAGATCGTCGTGTCATCGAGCGGGGCCAACGTGAGCGCCTCTGCCCCTGGGCTTCGCTCCCCCGCGCCCGCGTCGGGCGCGCGGTTGCGCCCTGATGCGTCCGTCTGTGCCAGCGCAGTCAGTGGCACGGTGCCGACCCCTTCCGCGTCCAAGGCGTCTCTCCGCGCAACGCCCGCAGATCTCGACGCGCGCGTAGAGGCCACCCTGCAGC includes the following:
- a CDS encoding sulfite exporter TauE/SafE family protein — its product is MNPLQELFVALGIFSIGFCVSWVITARRREREKGLPNGVQLIIGAVTNFFDALGIGSFAPTTSAFKLTKTVADEEIPGTLNIGHAIPTFLSAFIYMQAVDVDPVTLVALIGASVVGAWFGAGIVSSWPRRNVQLGMGLALLVAACLFTMKQLKMFPAGGTAIALSGSTLAIGFIGNVALGALMTLGIGLYAPCMIMVALLGMDPKAAFPIMMGSCAFLQAVGSVPFMTSDRYNLRAALGLTIGGVPGVLVATYIVKELSVDQVRVGVIFIVLYTAVSMLMSAMRERGQGGAASEALVPDDSLVV